From Xenopus tropicalis strain Nigerian chromosome 3, UCB_Xtro_10.0, whole genome shotgun sequence, the proteins below share one genomic window:
- the LOC101731199 gene encoding zinc finger MYM-type protein 1, translated as MYHHKSGSQKRKQKREREQEDERMKNKKPLLQFFKKSSDRDAGEDCVDAGKVSSGIVEQDNFCNTGAIDSTSSNSVSCNKTSSPTTCAEVEESASCRISNVTEVTLIEEGMSCSLSSIGASESFESLGSLEGVNWKDPAFWPDTLRSKARECIVLAGLMSEEELLKTVQYLPKDCDGQAFSEFHLYSKSSNGREKILRDWLRWSDGKKALYCTPCLAFSSDSSSKTGSVLCKKEGFDPTKSKWHKLYKKLPEQEHSAQHRKNYWSWRCLQKSMGGHGVDNDMQRTLAREAEKFTVLLERLLDVTLFLASRNLAFRGSSQRIGDIHNGNFLGILELVSHYDAELREHLDKVKRSQEKGKKLPAHYLSWGTQNEFINLCGQHVLNAILSERQEAIYFSLICDASPDISHTEQNVIVLRYVHRDSRSGNWCIQERFLEFFDFFQKTGDEIAGMITSRMRDHNIDLKDCRGQGYDNGANMSGRIKGVKSRIQERYPEAMFCPCAAHSLNLVGVHAASSCPEVKTFFGSVNRLYILFSNSPERWHTLTEEIAGSLHGLSDTRWSSRVEAVRPVAKKLPSILRALEKVISSRRLTNDAHSEAVGLYNYFSFFRAILLATFWLKVLQCFDERNKILQSRSVSMEIGAANIRALAEEIKSLREKWPALLSEARLVADGMEIPAELMNAQQLRRKKSQGPGELQDPENVFKVNVFLVTLDTIVSDLDQRFKSMEEVCCLFAPILKLRKIAEDDLETSTKLLISKYPQDLTDSLLDELKHLRKVYSETFEGFLGPLELLNSIYDLQLEGIFGEVCVALRIFITLPLSVAEGERAFSKLSLIKNYLRSTMNEQRLNSLAMLSIEHELANKLDFKELIKDFARSKVRRL; from the coding sequence ATGTATCACCATAAATCTGGATCTCAGAAACGCAAGCAGAagcgagagagagagcaagaAGATGAAAGGATGAAAAACAAGAAACCATTGCTCCAGTTCTTCAAAAAATCAAGTGACCGTGATGCAGGGGAAGATTGTGTGGATGCTGGCAAAGTCTCTTCTGGAATAGTGGAACAGGACAATTTTTGCAACACTGGAGCAATTGACAGTACGTCTTCAAACAGTGTTTCCTGTAACAAGACTTCCAGTCCCACTACTTGTGCAGAAGTTGAAGAAAGTGCTTCCTGCCGCATCTCTAATGTTACCGAAGTCACATTGATAGAAGAAGGTATGTCATGTAGTCTGTCAAGCATCGGTGCCAGTGAGTCCTTTGAAAGTCTTGGAAGTTTAGAAGGTGTAAACTGGAAAGACCCTGCATTTTGGCCAGACACTCTGAGAAGTAAAGCTAGAGAGTGCATTGTTCTTGCTGGATTAATGAGTGAAGAAGAGCTGTTGAAAACGGTGCAGTATTTGCCCAAGGATTGTGACGGCCAAGCCTTTAGTGAGTTTCACTTGTATTCAAAATCATCAAATGGACGTGAAAAGATCCTAAGGGATTGGCTTAGATGGAGTGATGGTAAGAAAGCCTTGTACTGTACACCGTGTCTTGCTTTTTCATCAGACTCTAGCAGTAAGACAGGAAGTGTCCTGTGCAAGAAGGAAGGGTTTGATCCAACAAAATCAAAGTGGCACAAATTGTACAAAAAATTACCAGAACAGGAACATTCTGCGCAGCACAGGAAGAACTACTGGAGCTGGAGATGTCTTCAGAAGTCTATGGGTGGACATGGTGTTGACAATGACATGCAAAGAACTTTGGCAAGGGAAGCTGAAAAATTCACAGTGCTCCTGGAGAGGCTTCTTGATGTAACACTATTTCTTGCTTCAAGGAATTTGGCATTCAGAGGTAGTTCACAAAGAATTGGAGACATACACAATGGGAATTTTCTTGGTATTCTAGAGCTCGTTAGTCATTATGATGCTGAACTAAGAGAACATCTGGACAAAGTTAAGAGAAgccaagaaaaaggaaaaaagcttCCTGCTCACTATTTATCATGGGGGACCCAGAATGAATTCATAAACCTGTGTGGACAACATGTTCTGAATGCCATACTATCTGAAAGGCAAGAGGCTATCTACTTTTCCCTGATATGCGATGCATCACCAGATATTTCTCACACCGAACAAAATGTCATTGTTCTTCGCTACGTTCACAGAGACTCTCGGAGTGGAAATTGGTGCATTCAAGAAAgatttcttgaattttttgatttttttcagaAGACTGGAGATGAAATTGCAGGAATGATAACATCAAGAATGCGTGATCACAATATTGACCTTAAAGACTGCAGAGGGCAAGGGTATGATAATGGAGCCAACATGTCTGGAAGAATTAAAGGAGTAAAATCCAGAATCCAGGAGAGGTATCCAGAAGCTATGTTTTGCCCCTGTGCTGCACACTCATTAAACCTTGTTGGTGTACATGCAGCATCCAGCTGTCCAGAAGTAAAGACCTTTTTTGGAAGTGTGAACAGACTGTACATTCTGTTTAGTAACAGCCCTGAAAGGTGGCATACCCTGACTGAGGAAATTGCAGGTTCACTGCATGGTCTAAGTGACACAAGGTGGAGTTCAAGAGTTGAAGCAGTTCGTCCTGTTGCTAAGAAACTCCCAAGCATTCTTCGAGCTCTTGAAAAGGTAATTTCCTCTAGAAGGCTTACAAATGATGCACATTCAGAGGCTGTGGGACTTTAtaactatttttcatttttccGTGCCATTCTACTTGCAACATTTTGGCTGAAAGTCCTACAGTGTTTTGATGAGAGGAACAAAATTCTGCAGTCACGGTCAGTTTCCATGGAAATTGGAGCTGCAAATATTCGAGCACTTGCAGAAGAAATTAAATCTCTTCGTGAAAAGTGGCCTGCTCTACTCTCAGAGGCTAGATTGGTTGCTGATGGCATGGAGATTCCGGCAGAACTAATGAACGCTCAACAGCTTCGCCGAAAGAAGTCACAGGGCCCTGGTGAACTTCAAGATCCGGAAAATGTTTTCAAGGTCAATGTTTTTCTTGTGACACTAGATACCATCGTTTCTGACCTAGATCAGCGATTTAAATCAATGGAGGAAGTCTGCTGTTTATTTGCCCCAATATTGAAGTTGAGAAAGATAGCAGAAGATGATCTTGAAACATCAACCAAGTTGCTGATTTCAAAATACCCTCAAGATCTTACAGACTCCTTACTGGATGAATTGAAGCATCTCAGAAAGGTCTACAGTGAAACATTTGAAGGGTTCTTGGGTCCACTGGAATTGTTAAATTCTATTTATGACCTGCAGCTTGAAGGCATTTTTGGAGAGGTTTGTGTTGCCCTTCGGATTTTTATTACACTTCCTTTGTCAGTTGCTGAAGGGGAGAGAGCATTCAGCAAATTGTCCTTGATAAAAAACTATCTACGGTCAACAATGAACGAACAGAGACTGAATAGCCTTGCAATGCTCTCCATAGAACACGAACTTGCAAATAAGCTGGATTTCAAAGAGCTTATTAAAGATTTTGCAAGAAGTAAAGTAAGAAGACTTTGA